In the Paenibacillus sp. FSL R7-0337 genome, AAGACCTACGGCAAACATATAGATGGAAAGTAACAGACACCATGCTAAAATGACCAGGAATTTGGACAATACAATTTTCGCTCTGGAAATGGGCTTGGCCAGTAAATCTTTGATGGTCCGGTCCGAAAATTCCCGTCCGAATACCCATGCGGCTACAAAGGTGTATCCGATCAGTCCCAGCGGGGCAAGTGTCTCCAGCAATCCGTTTAAATACGCTTCCCAGTTGACACCGTCACTGGATAATACATTTCCGACGCCCATCATGATGGGCCCGAAGCCTAGAACCAGAAACATAATCCAGAACACATTCGAGCGGATAATCTTGCGTAGCTCACAATGTAACACCGATAGAATATTCATTATTTAATCCCCCTGTTAACCCCGATGGTGCGGAGAAAATAGCCTTCCAGATCTTCTGTAACTACCCGGAGTGACGTTGGCGGCTGATTGCAGGTAACAAGCAGTTCGGCCAGCCGTTCAGGATGATCTGCCGCATGTTCATTGGTTAGTTTAATAGAGCCGTCCGGGGTATCCACAAAGTCATAGCCATGCTCTTCCAGCACCTTCTTTAAGGCAGGTTTGTTCCGGCCGTTCACGACCAGGCTTTTCTCTAAGGACTGCTCCAGCTTATCCATTGCGACTTCTTGCACCAGCTGGCCGCCGTGGATAATGCCAATCCGTGTGGACACCTTCGAGAGCTCCTCTAACAGATGGCTGGATATAAAAACAGTGATGCCGAAATTGTGCGCCAGATTGTATAACATATTCCGTATCTCCGCCACGCCTGCGGGATCAAGGCCGTTGATCGGCTCGTCCAGGATTAGAATTTCCGGGTTGTGAATCATCGCTTTGGCAAGTCCCAGGCGCTGCTTGTTCCCCAGTGAGAGATGCTTTGCTTTTTTCTTTTTGTGCGGTTCCAGCCCCAGCTTATAGATCACCTGATGTACGGCATCCGGGTCCGGCAAGCCTTGCATACGCCGTGCGATATCCAGATTCTCCGTTACCGTCAGATCCGGATAAAAGGTAGCCTCCTCCAAATATCCGACGTTACTCCATAATTTAGAGTTTCCAGCATCGACCTTCTCACCTAACATATAGAGCTTGCCGGAAGTAGGCTTAATCATCGCCAGGAGCATCTTGATCGTCGTTGTCTTCCCGGCGCCGTTAAGTCCCAGGAATCCGTAGATCTCTCCCCGGCTGACCTCCAGCGAAAGATTGTTTAATATGGTATAGTCGCCAAAGCTTTTGTGCACTCCGTCAATTTGTATAGCGGGCGTGCTGCCGATTCTTTTCTTGGATAAAATACTCATTCTTCCTCAAACCTCCTGCTTGGTTCCAGTGATTGTTGCATCCTTCTACAACGTATTGTCACATCCAAACATGAAGCTTTATTAAAAGAAAAATAAATTGATCTGAAGAAAATATAAAAAACTATAAAGGCAGGCTGAATCTAATCCCGAGACCGCCGTATTCGGAGGAGTAGGCCACAATCTCGCCCCCGTGATGCTCAATAATCGATTTACAGCTGGCCAGCCCCAGGCCAAGTCCGCCCTTCCGGATCTGCCGCGACGGGTCCACCGTGAAGAATTTGAGGAACAGCGAAGACATATCCTTATCCGGCACGCCAATGCCATTATCCTCAATCTGAAAATAAGCATGATGCTCCCGCAGGTATCCGGTCATATACACCTTCAGCTCATTCTTTCCACCATATCGTACGGCATTGCTGAAGAGGTTGCCGAACACCCGGCGGAGCATCGGTTCATTGACCGTCAGCCAAATGCTGTCCGTGAAGGAATGGCGGCATGTCAGTTCAATATCAAGTCCCGCCAGCTCGTATTCGTATTCAAAAGCAATCTCTTCAAACAATTTTGTCGCTTTTACAGGTGTAGCTGTCATGGATTCGAGCTCCAGTTTTTCTTTGGTGAAGCTGGAGAAATCATTAAGGAGCTCAACCATAAAGGCTGACTTTCGCTGAATCAATTCATAAAATTCCTGCTTTTCAGCTTCGGGTAAGTCCCTATGTGTAGCCAGAAGTTCAGTGAAGCCGTTAATTGAGGTGAGGGGTGTCTTCAAATCGTGGGCGATGGCGGCAAGCATATCGGTCTGTTCTCTGTGGGCGAGCTGAAGCCGATGCTCCATTTTATTGAAATGCTTATAGAGCTCTCCGATCTCATCCTTACGCTTCAAAGCCAGCGGAGGCAAGGGATGGACCACATTGACTTCCCCCAGCCGGGCATTCAGACGCCGGATAGGCTTCTCAATATAATAATGAATATAGATGATCAGAATGAAAAATATACAGCCCGCGATGGCGAAGATGGGTAGCAGTAATACTATATATGGTGAATCCAGTAAGGTGGTACGTATAGGGGAATATACCGCAAAGACAAACTTCAAATACAAACCAATAGAGAACATCAGAATCAGCAGCATCAGCAGGAATAGCAGGGGAAGCTTTATTTTCAGTTTCATCCTATTGCTCTCTTTCCGTGTATTTATAGCCTATGCCCCAAATGGTTTTGATGAAGTTATGCTCAGGACCCAGTTTCTTGCGGATATTCTTGATATGAACCGTTACAGTATTGATCTCTCCGTATTCGTCTCCCCAGACATTCTCATAGATCTGCTCACGGCTGAGTACCTGGTTAGGGTGACGCATCAGGATAGACAGAATCTGAAATTCCTTCGCGGATAAGTCGAGCTTCCGGCTGTACAGGAAGGCTTCATACGTTTTGTCATTCAAAATGAGCGGAGCATCAGCCGTGTCTTTGGCGGGAATAAGCTCGCCCCACTCTTTATGCAGCCTGTCCACTTTACGGAAATGAGCCTTGATCCTGGAGGCCAGCTCCTGAATACTGAACGGCTTGGTCATGTAATCATCTGCGCCGATTTCCAGACCGATAATTTTATCGATGTCCTGATCCCGCGCACTTAATAACAGAATGGGAACATTATAAGAGGACCGGATCGTTCTGCAGACATCCAGTCCATTCATATCAGGCATCACTATATCCAGAACAATGAAATCAATGGGGTGATCATCCACCGCTGATAGGGCTTCCCGCCCGGAACTGGCTGTGATGACGGCGAATTGCTCATATCTTAGCGTCTTGGTGATGAGTTTCACGATTTCTTCATCATCGTCTACAACTAATATCGTTTTTGACATTGGACTACCTCCCGGGCACTAACCATTCTGAGGTTAATCATAATTGCTTGACCTTGTTGTTGCAATTCTTGGAGAAATGCCTGCTAACAACACCCACCAGCAGCGGCAAGAGCAGCATGCCAAATAACCGGGCCGGATAAGAGATACTCTTGTCCGGCCCGGTTATTTACTGCCTAGTAGTTAGTTTAGGGATTCTTGCGTTCCTTCTTCTCTTCCGAATCTGGTGCAAGGCCGGGAGCTGCTACTTCCGGGTCATTCCCCAGCACGGCGCCTACGATCTCATCCAGCTTGTCTGTTTCCGATTGACCGTCTGCCGGACTGGATTCGCCCTCCGGAATCGGGTGGACACCTGCGGTGCGTCCGTCGAGCGGAGCTTTATCATCATCCTTCATCTGTAAGTCTCCCTTCTATGTGCAGGTTCTGTCTTAGGATGTGTCTGCAATAACCGTTCTATGTAACGATAACCGCAGCGGAGGATGATGAACCATAAGGCTGGTTAGGAGTGGTGGACCACTTCCATACTCTTTTCCAGGGCAGTCTTATAATAGTGGCATTTATGGTCTATGACTTCCATCGTTTTTCTTAATTCCTCCATCTGCGCTTCTACGGAAGCCTTTCGCTCCAGGAACATGTCGTATCGGCGCTGCAGGGTGGAATCTCCTTCGGAGCACCATTCAATGAAATGCTTAATCTCTTTGATGGGCATCCCGGAGGCCTTCAGGCATTCAATGATCCGCAGCGCCTCCATGTCGGAGGGCTTGAATACGCGTTTGCCGCTGGGAGTTCTCTCTATAGAAGGGAGCAGGCCCTCTTTGTCATAATAACGAAGGGTATGCGGGGTCATGTTGAAATGCGCTGCGGCTTCACTTATGGAATAGGTCTTCATCTTATATCTCCTGTCCTGAATATTTCGGGCTTGACTTAGAGTTAACTTTAAGGAATATCATAGGCTTTGTAAAGCTTAAGGCAAGATGTCTACTATTCTATTGAAAAGAGGTCTCATTATGATACAAGTTAACGCACGCGCTGCATTCAGCCAGGAAGGCCCGTTCAAGCTGACTACGATCGAACGCCGGGAGTTACTGCCGCAGGATGTTCTGATCGAGATTAAATATGCCGGGATTTGCCATTCCGATATTCATACCGCCCGCGGAGAATGGGGACCGGTGAAATATCCGCTGGTTCCGGGGCATGAGATTGCCGGGATTGTCAGCCAGATCGGTTCTGGAGTGACGAAATATGCTGTTGGCGACCGTGTAGGGGTAGGCTGTATGGTGGATTCCTGCGGCGAATGCAGCAGCTGCCAACAAGGTGAGGAGCAATATTGCCTGGAGGGGAACACAGGAACTTATGGAGCGACTGACCGCCACGGACACTATACACAAGGCGGATATTCCACACATATCGTTGTCACTGAAGACTTCGTGGTGCGGATTCCCGACAGCCTTCCACTTGACGCTGCTGCACCTCTATTGTGTGCCGGAATCACCACTTATTCACCACTGCGCCACTGGGGAGCTGCTCCCGGCAAAAAGGTAGCTGTAGTGGGTCTCGGCGGCCTGGGGCATATGGCAGTCAAAATTGCTCATGCCATGGGGGCTGAGGTTACGGTGTTATCCCAATCCCTGAAGAAAAAGGAAGACGGCCTGCAATTGGGCGCAGATCATTATTATGCGACCAGTGATGCGGAGACATTCAAGCAGCTAGCCGGTTCCTTCGATCTGATCATTAATACGGTCAGTGCGCAGGTGAATATCAATGCTTTCCTGTCACTCCTGGCGCTGGACGGAACCCTGGTGAATGTTGGTGCGCCTGCTGATCCCTTAGCTGTTAACGCCTTCTCGCTGATCGGCCACCGCCGCTCCTTTGCCGGTTCGATGATTGGGGGAATCCGCGAGACGCAGGAGATGCTTGATTTCTGCGCAGAACATCAGATTGCTTCCGAGATTGAAGTGATTTCGGCTGACCAGATTGACGAAGCCTGGGAGCGTGTGCTGGCCTCGGATGTGCGTTACCGCTTTGTAATTGATATCAGCACGATGGGGAAGGCATAAGTTTTTAGAGGAGTAAGCTCTTTAATCTATATTGTTTGAAAAATAGCCTGCGGGAATGGAACTACTCCATTCCCGCAGGCTATTAGTAATTC is a window encoding:
- a CDS encoding ABC transporter permease; protein product: MNILSVLHCELRKIIRSNVFWIMFLVLGFGPIMMGVGNVLSSDGVNWEAYLNGLLETLAPLGLIGYTFVAAWVFGREFSDRTIKDLLAKPISRAKIVLSKFLVILAWCLLLSIYMFAVGLAVGAILGVAGGSAAFIWSLFIKFLITSLLYIFVTAPSILLANVTKGYLAPLGLILIIVILSNVLASFGFAPYFPWTIPSVFQSTGSLQLSSIIILAYTGIIGIAGTFAWWRYAEQP
- a CDS encoding ABC transporter ATP-binding protein, giving the protein MSILSKKRIGSTPAIQIDGVHKSFGDYTILNNLSLEVSRGEIYGFLGLNGAGKTTTIKMLLAMIKPTSGKLYMLGEKVDAGNSKLWSNVGYLEEATFYPDLTVTENLDIARRMQGLPDPDAVHQVIYKLGLEPHKKKKAKHLSLGNKQRLGLAKAMIHNPEILILDEPINGLDPAGVAEIRNMLYNLAHNFGITVFISSHLLEELSKVSTRIGIIHGGQLVQEVAMDKLEQSLEKSLVVNGRNKPALKKVLEEHGYDFVDTPDGSIKLTNEHAADHPERLAELLVTCNQPPTSLRVVTEDLEGYFLRTIGVNRGIK
- a CDS encoding HAMP domain-containing sensor histidine kinase, whose product is MKLKIKLPLLFLLMLLILMFSIGLYLKFVFAVYSPIRTTLLDSPYIVLLLPIFAIAGCIFFILIIYIHYYIEKPIRRLNARLGEVNVVHPLPPLALKRKDEIGELYKHFNKMEHRLQLAHREQTDMLAAIAHDLKTPLTSINGFTELLATHRDLPEAEKQEFYELIQRKSAFMVELLNDFSSFTKEKLELESMTATPVKATKLFEEIAFEYEYELAGLDIELTCRHSFTDSIWLTVNEPMLRRVFGNLFSNAVRYGGKNELKVYMTGYLREHHAYFQIEDNGIGVPDKDMSSLFLKFFTVDPSRQIRKGGLGLGLASCKSIIEHHGGEIVAYSSEYGGLGIRFSLPL
- a CDS encoding response regulator transcription factor, whose protein sequence is MSKTILVVDDDEEIVKLITKTLRYEQFAVITASSGREALSAVDDHPIDFIVLDIVMPDMNGLDVCRTIRSSYNVPILLLSARDQDIDKIIGLEIGADDYMTKPFSIQELASRIKAHFRKVDRLHKEWGELIPAKDTADAPLILNDKTYEAFLYSRKLDLSAKEFQILSILMRHPNQVLSREQIYENVWGDEYGEINTVTVHIKNIRKKLGPEHNFIKTIWGIGYKYTEREQ
- a CDS encoding MerR family transcriptional regulator, which encodes MKTYSISEAAAHFNMTPHTLRYYDKEGLLPSIERTPSGKRVFKPSDMEALRIIECLKASGMPIKEIKHFIEWCSEGDSTLQRRYDMFLERKASVEAQMEELRKTMEVIDHKCHYYKTALEKSMEVVHHS
- a CDS encoding NAD(P)-dependent alcohol dehydrogenase encodes the protein MIQVNARAAFSQEGPFKLTTIERRELLPQDVLIEIKYAGICHSDIHTARGEWGPVKYPLVPGHEIAGIVSQIGSGVTKYAVGDRVGVGCMVDSCGECSSCQQGEEQYCLEGNTGTYGATDRHGHYTQGGYSTHIVVTEDFVVRIPDSLPLDAAAPLLCAGITTYSPLRHWGAAPGKKVAVVGLGGLGHMAVKIAHAMGAEVTVLSQSLKKKEDGLQLGADHYYATSDAETFKQLAGSFDLIINTVSAQVNINAFLSLLALDGTLVNVGAPADPLAVNAFSLIGHRRSFAGSMIGGIRETQEMLDFCAEHQIASEIEVISADQIDEAWERVLASDVRYRFVIDISTMGKA